The DNA segment GCCGCCTCGAAGGCGCGCAAGGCGTTCAGGGACGGCAGCTTCCGCGGGCGCCGGTTCACACGAGGAATTCTATCCCGAGCGAGAAAAAGTACTCGTTTGTCGGCGGCCCGCGCCCGCGGTACCTCTCCGCCCCATGCTGACCCTGTACGACTTCCTGCCCTCCGGCAACGGCTACAAGGTGCGCCTCTTGCTGACCCAGCTCGGCATTCCCTACCAGCTGGTGCAGCTCGACATCATGAAGCGCGAGACGCGCACGCCGGAGTTCCTGGCCAAGAACCCGAACGGGCGCATCCCGTGCGTGCGGCTCGAAGACGGCACCTGCTTGTGGGAGTCGAACGCGATCCAGTGCTACTTCGCCGAGGGCACGCCGTTCCTGCCGGCCGACCGGCTCGAGCGCGCGCAGGTGCTGCAATGGCTGTTCTTCGAGCAGTACAGTCACGAGCCGTACGTGGCGGTGGTGCGCTTCTGGCACCACTTCGGGCTGCTGGAGCAGAATCGCGCACAGCTCGCCGAACGGGTCGAGCGCGGCTACGCGGCGCTGGCGGTCATGGAGTCACATCTGGCCCGTCGCAAGTTCTTCGTGGCCGAGCGCTACACGATCGCCGACATCGGCCTCTACGCCTACACGCACGTGGCCGACGAGGGCAAGTTCGACCTCGCGCCCTACCCCGCGCTGCGCGCCTGGCTCGAGCGCGTGCGCGCCCAGCCGAGACACATTCCGATCACGAAGATCTGAGCTCGACCTCGAAGGTGCTCCCGCCGCCCTCCCGCGCGAGACAGCGCGCGTCGCCGCCGTGGTGGCGGGCGATCTGACGCACCAGCGCGAGGCCCAGGCCGAAGCTCCCGTCGCGCGACTCACTCGCGCCCTTCGGGCGGTAGAACGGCTCGAACACCCGCTCGCGCTCGGACTCGGGCACGCCGGGCCCGCGGTCCGACACGGCGATGCGCGCCCGGCCGCCGGGGCCCGCGACCACGCGCAGCTCGACGGGGCCGTCGCCCGCGTGGCGGCGGGCGTTCTCGAGCAGGTTCCGCACCAGCCGGCGCAGCAAGCTGGGGTCGCCCGCGATCGTGACCGCGTCGCCGTCGCAGCGGGCACCCGTGCGCGCGCATTCCTCGGCTGCGAGGCCGAGCAGGTCGACCGGCTCGCGCCGCTCGAGCCCCTGCCCCGGCTCGAGCGCGTCGAGGCGGCTCCCGAGCAGGAGCTCGCCGATCAGCGCGTCGAGCTCGGCGACGTCGCGCGCCACGCGCCCGCGCAGCGCGTCGCCCTCGGGTCCCTCGAGCAGCTCGATCGCCATGCGGATGCGCGCGAGCGGCGAACGCAGCTCGTGCGACGCCGCGGCCAGCGCACCGCGCTGTGCCGCCACGAGTCTCTCGATGCGCTCCGCGGCGCGGTTGAAGCTCGCGGCCAGGCCCGCGATCTCGTCCTTGCCGCTCACCTCCACGCGCGCGCCCAGGTCACCCGCGCCCAGCGCGTCGACCTGCGCGCGCAGTGTCTCGACCCGCCGCGTGATGCGCCGCACGATCGGATACGAGCCGAGCGCGATCGCCGCCGCGAGCGCCGCGATCGCGATCAGCGCGCCGTAGGGCTCGTGCTTCCAGCGCGCGAGGATCACGCGCTGGTCCGCGAGCCGCAGCGCGAACGGATCGTGGCGGTGCAGCGGACCGGGCGCCATTGCCTTGCCGTGCGGCAGCGCAGGCAGCGGGAGCGGGTCGCCGGAGTGCGCCAGGAGCGCCCCGTCGGGGCCGCGCAGCGTGAGCTCCACGTCGAGGTCGCGCGCGAGTGACTCGATCGCGGCCTGCTGCTCCGCCGGCGGCGCGCCCTCGGGCGGCAACAGCCGCGCCAGGATGTTCGACACCCCGCCCATCATGTGGCGCTCGTCGTCGCGCGACGGCCCGACCACCCGCCAGGCGATCCCCACCAGCAGCGCGAAGACCAGCACGATCGCCACTACCGTGAGGTAGATCTGGAGATACAGCCGCCGCATCAGCCCTCGTCCGGCTCGTCCTGCTTGCGCGCGAACACGTAGCCGGCGCCGCGCAGGGTGAGCAGGCGCCGCGGACGCTTGGGGTCGTCCTCGATCGCCGCACGGATGCGCGAGACGTGCACGTCGATCGAACGGTCGAACGCTTCGAGTGACTCGCCGCGCACCAGGTTCATGAGCGCGTCGCGCGACAGGACCCGCCCGGCGCGCTCGGCCAGCGCGACCAGCAGCGCGAACTGGTGAGCGGTGAGCGGGCGCTCGGCGCCGTCGAGCCGCACCACGCGCGCGTCGCGGTCGATCTCGAGCCGGCCGAAGCGCAGGGTCGCCGCGCGCGCGCCGCCGCCGGCTCCGCGCCGCCGCAGCACGGCATGCAAGCGCGCGAGCAGCTCGCGCGGGTTGAACGGCTTGGGCAGGTAGTCGTCGGCGCCCAGCTCGAGGCCCACGATCCGGTCCTCCTCGTCACCGCGCGCGGTCAGCATGACGATCGGCAGGTCGGAGCGCGCGCGCAGGCTGCGGCACAGCTCGAAGCCGTCGGCGTCGGGCAGCATCACGTCGAGCACCACCGCGTCGTAGCCGCCGCGCTCCAGCTCGGCCAGGCCACTGGCGGCGTCGGCGCGCGCGACCGCTTCCAGGCCGCGCGCGCCGAGATACTCGGCCAGCATCGCCGAGAGCCGGGTGTCGTCGTCGATCAGCAAGATCCGCTCGGTCATCCGCCCGGGCAGGGTACCGCAGGCGAGGGACTCAGTGGCCGTGACCGTGCATCTCCTCGGCCAGCTCGATCAGCTTCTCGCGCTGCTCGGGCGTGAGCGCGGCCGCGGCGTCGATGATCGCGTCGGTGACCTTCACCGAGGCGTCGTCGAGCAGCGCCAGCTCCTGCGCGCGCAGCGCCTGGAGTGTCTCGCGCGAGAGCTCGGGCGACTTGAGCTGCGCCAGCAGCGCGGCGCGGTTGGCCTCGTGCTGGTCGTGCGTGCTCTCGAGCTGGCCGATCAGGCCGTCGGCCACCGCCTTCACGCGCGCGATCTGGTCGGGCGTGGCGTCGACCTCGCGCAGCGCCACCTCGACCGCGATCTCGGCGTGCTTGCGCATGCGCTCGGGGTCGTGGCCCGGACCGCGGAAGAAGCCGCCGCGCGCCGGCGTCACCGCAAAGCCGAGCCCCAGCACGAGCACCACGGCGACCAGCAGGCCGCCCGCGACGAGCTCCTTGGCCAGGAGAGATCGTGTCTTCGTTCCGTCTTCCATCGCCATTCCTCCTCGACTCGAAAGCGCGAGTCTCGAAGAGGAAAGCTACGGGCGGCGCGTTTCCGGCAAGGCACGGCCAGGTAAAGAAAGGTAAAGCTCTGGCGCGGCGGTCAGCTGGCCAGGCGCTGCTGGATCTGCTCCAGCGTCATGCCGCGCGTCTCGGGCGCGTAGCGCAAGACGAGCAGCGCGCCGATCACCGGGCCGATCGACAGCACCGCGATCGCATCCGGCACCGAGAGATCGAACCTCGCCATCAACAGGCCGATCACGGCCGGACCGCCGACCTCGGTGACCCGGCCCGCCAGGTTCGTGGTCCAGCCGTAGCCGGTCGCGCGGATCTCGGTCGGGAAGAGCTCCGAAGCGTAGACGTGAGTCGCAGACAGTCCGCCCGCGAACGACATCACGGTCACGATCATCGACACGTACTGCGCCGGCACCGAGGTGACGTGATAGAGCGCGTAGATCGACACCGCGCCCACCACGTAGGCACCGGCGCAGGTGTGCTTGCGGCCGATGCGATCGATGAGCCAGCCGCCGAGGAAGCTGCCCGCGACGCCGCCCGCGTAGCCCCAGAACACGATCGCGCCCACGTCGAAGGGAGTCAGGTGCAGCGTGCCGCGCGCGTAGATCACGTAGAAGACCGTCGACACACCCGTCACGAGATACACGCAGTTCCAGAGCAGCGCGACGATCGCCGTGCGCCGGCGGTACTGCGCGTGCCAGGGCAGGGTCACGTCGTGCCACAGCTCGCCCCAGGTCGCCTTGGGCCTGGCCGCGGCGCTGGCCTTCGCCGCCTGGAAGCGCCGTGTCTCGCGCATGCCGAGCCGGAGCAAGAGGATCGCCGCCAGCGGCAGCACGCCCAGCGCGTACAGCGAGCGCCAGCCGGCGCCGTCCGACGGCAGACCCAGCGCGGACTGCACGCCGGTCACCATGGCGTGCCCCAGGTCGTGCACGGCGTTGCTCTCGGCGCCGGCGGACAGCAGCACGTAGGGCTGGAGCTTCGACATGAACATCACGCCCGCGGTCGCGAGGCTGGTCAGGATGGCGATCGCGCGCCCGCGCAGCCGCGCAGGGAACTCCTCGCCGACCATGATGATCGCGATCGAGAGCTCCGCCGTGAGGAAGAGCCGCGCCACGAGCTGGCAGGCCACGAACTCGGCCGTGCTGGTCACGAACGCGGTGGCGAAGTTGGCGAGCGTGAAGCCGACGATCGTGCCCATGACCACGCGCCGCCGCCCGATGCGGTCGGCGAAGAACACGAACACGAACGAGGCCATGACACCAAGGCGTGTCAGGGTGGCGACGCCGCCCCACTGGCTGGTGGTGATGCCCAGCGTGGCCTGCACGTCGGGCGCCGCGAAGCCGATCATCGCGGAGTCGAAGCCGTCGAACAGCGTGGCGGTCGACAGCATGAGAAACAGAAACCCGAGATAGGGCGTGACGCCCTGCGCCTCGAGCGCCGGCCCCGGCTGCGCCGGCTGGGCGATCGGCTGCGGGCGGGCGGCGGCTTCCTGCACGCGCCCAGCCTAACCGAAGCGCCGCGTCCGCGTACAGGCAGATCGGTCGGATTCGGTTGACTCGGCTTCGCGGCTGGGGAGAATGCAACGCCATGGCGACCGCAGCGAGAAACCTCGAGACCTCGGGACCCGCGCCGTACTCCGACCGCTACCGGCGCTACGTGCTGGGTCTCTTGGTGGTGGTGTATGTGTTCAACTTCATCGACCGGCAGATCCTCACCATCCTGGGCGAGGACATTCGCAAGGAGATCGGGTTCAGCGACACGATCTTCGGGCTACTGACTGGGCCGGCGTTCGCGATCCTGTACACGTTCGTGGGCATTCCGATCGGCTTCTGGGCCGACACCGGCACGCGGCGCTCGATCGTGGCGCTCGCGCTGTTCTTCTGGAGCCTGATGACCACGCTCACGGGCTTCGTGGGCAACCTCGGGCAGCTCATCGTGACACGCATCGGTGTCGGAATCGGCGAGGCCGGCGGCAGCCCGCCCTCGCACTCGATCCTCTCCGACATCTTCCCGCCCGACCGGCGCGCGACGGCCCTCGCGACCTACTCACTCGGCATCCCGATCGGCGGCGGCCTCGGGCTCCTGCTGGGTGGCTGGTTCGCCCACTTCTTCGGCTGGCGGATGGCCTTCGTGATCGTCGGCATTCCTGGCCTGGTGCTCGCGCTGCTGGTGCGATTCACCGTGCGCGAGCCCGTGCGCGGCGGGAGCGACCCGACGCGCACTGCCAACGACCCGCCCGAGTCACTCGTCGCGGTGATGCGCTTCCTGCGCAAGCTGCCCTCGTTCGTGCACATGTCGATCGGCGCCTCGCTGCATGCGCTCTACGGCTACGCCGCCGCGGCCTTCGTGCCCGTGTTCCTGATTCGCGTGCACCACATGGAGCGCGCGGAGGTGGGCACCTGGCTGGGCACGATCACGATCACCGTGGGCGTGCTGGGCACGTTCCTGGGCGGAGCCATTTCGGATCGCATCGCGGCGCGCGATCCGCGCTGGTACATGCGCGTGCCCGCGGTCGCGTCGGCGATCGGGATCCCGTTCGCGTTCCTGTTCTATCTGTGGCCCGACCCGCGCACCGCCATCCTGCTCTCGATTCCCGGCTCGCTGATCGGCGGCGTGTATCTCGGCCCGACCTTCGCCATGACCCAGTCGCTGGTCCGGCCGAACATGCGCGCGCTCGCGTCCGCGATCCTGCTCTTCATCATCAACCTGATCGGCCTCGGGCTCGGGCCGCTCCTGGTCGGGATCCTGTCCGACAAGCTGCGGCCCACCTACGGCGACGAATCCGTGCGCTATGCGCTGCTGTGGGTCGTGGTGATCGGCGCGTCGTGGGCGACGCTCCAGTATCTGCTCGCCGGGCGCACGCTGGCGCGCGATCTCCAGGCAAAGCACGCCTGAATCCTGATCACTTCCGGGACTCGATCTCCGCCAGCCGTGCGCGCAGGAACGCCTCGGAAGTCACTTCGCGGCCGTCGTCGTAGCGGATCCGATACGGCTGGCCGCTCACCGACGAGGTCGAGCCGCAGTAGCGGATGAAGTCTTCCGCGGTCTTCACGCGGCCTCCGGAATGGCTGAGCTTCAGGCGCAGGTGATCGGCGGCCGCGGCCGCGTCGTACTCCGACCCGTTGCGGATGAACCTGGCATGAGTGAGCTCGGCGACCGACTGGATCAAGAGCTCGATCTTCTGGGCTTCGCTGGGCGGCACGGCCAGCACACCGAGCAGCACGGCGCTCGCCGCCACACGCCTGGCAAGCTCTACAAAGCTGCCACGGATGGCGGGCCATCGAGTCATGTACG comes from the Myxococcota bacterium genome and includes:
- a CDS encoding glutathione S-transferase family protein is translated as MLTLYDFLPSGNGYKVRLLLTQLGIPYQLVQLDIMKRETRTPEFLAKNPNGRIPCVRLEDGTCLWESNAIQCYFAEGTPFLPADRLERAQVLQWLFFEQYSHEPYVAVVRFWHHFGLLEQNRAQLAERVERGYAALAVMESHLARRKFFVAERYTIADIGLYAYTHVADEGKFDLAPYPALRAWLERVRAQPRHIPITKI
- a CDS encoding HAMP domain-containing sensor histidine kinase; translation: MRRLYLQIYLTVVAIVLVFALLVGIAWRVVGPSRDDERHMMGGVSNILARLLPPEGAPPAEQQAAIESLARDLDVELTLRGPDGALLAHSGDPLPLPALPHGKAMAPGPLHRHDPFALRLADQRVILARWKHEPYGALIAIAALAAAIALGSYPIVRRITRRVETLRAQVDALGAGDLGARVEVSGKDEIAGLAASFNRAAERIERLVAAQRGALAAASHELRSPLARIRMAIELLEGPEGDALRGRVARDVAELDALIGELLLGSRLDALEPGQGLERREPVDLLGLAAEECARTGARCDGDAVTIAGDPSLLRRLVRNLLENARRHAGDGPVELRVVAGPGGRARIAVSDRGPGVPESERERVFEPFYRPKGASESRDGSFGLGLALVRQIARHHGGDARCLAREGGGSTFEVELRSS
- a CDS encoding response regulator, whose amino-acid sequence is MTERILLIDDDTRLSAMLAEYLGARGLEAVARADAASGLAELERGGYDAVVLDVMLPDADGFELCRSLRARSDLPIVMLTARGDEEDRIVGLELGADDYLPKPFNPRELLARLHAVLRRRGAGGGARAATLRFGRLEIDRDARVVRLDGAERPLTAHQFALLVALAERAGRVLSRDALMNLVRGESLEAFDRSIDVHVSRIRAAIEDDPKRPRRLLTLRGAGYVFARKQDEPDEG
- a CDS encoding periplasmic heavy metal sensor, whose amino-acid sequence is MEDGTKTRSLLAKELVAGGLLVAVVLVLGLGFAVTPARGGFFRGPGHDPERMRKHAEIAVEVALREVDATPDQIARVKAVADGLIGQLESTHDQHEANRAALLAQLKSPELSRETLQALRAQELALLDDASVKVTDAIIDAAAALTPEQREKLIELAEEMHGHGH
- a CDS encoding MFS transporter — its product is MQEAAARPQPIAQPAQPGPALEAQGVTPYLGFLFLMLSTATLFDGFDSAMIGFAAPDVQATLGITTSQWGGVATLTRLGVMASFVFVFFADRIGRRRVVMGTIVGFTLANFATAFVTSTAEFVACQLVARLFLTAELSIAIIMVGEEFPARLRGRAIAILTSLATAGVMFMSKLQPYVLLSAGAESNAVHDLGHAMVTGVQSALGLPSDGAGWRSLYALGVLPLAAILLLRLGMRETRRFQAAKASAAARPKATWGELWHDVTLPWHAQYRRRTAIVALLWNCVYLVTGVSTVFYVIYARGTLHLTPFDVGAIVFWGYAGGVAGSFLGGWLIDRIGRKHTCAGAYVVGAVSIYALYHVTSVPAQYVSMIVTVMSFAGGLSATHVYASELFPTEIRATGYGWTTNLAGRVTEVGGPAVIGLLMARFDLSVPDAIAVLSIGPVIGALLVLRYAPETRGMTLEQIQQRLAS
- a CDS encoding MFS transporter, coding for MATAARNLETSGPAPYSDRYRRYVLGLLVVVYVFNFIDRQILTILGEDIRKEIGFSDTIFGLLTGPAFAILYTFVGIPIGFWADTGTRRSIVALALFFWSLMTTLTGFVGNLGQLIVTRIGVGIGEAGGSPPSHSILSDIFPPDRRATALATYSLGIPIGGGLGLLLGGWFAHFFGWRMAFVIVGIPGLVLALLVRFTVREPVRGGSDPTRTANDPPESLVAVMRFLRKLPSFVHMSIGASLHALYGYAAAAFVPVFLIRVHHMERAEVGTWLGTITITVGVLGTFLGGAISDRIAARDPRWYMRVPAVASAIGIPFAFLFYLWPDPRTAILLSIPGSLIGGVYLGPTFAMTQSLVRPNMRALASAILLFIINLIGLGLGPLLVGILSDKLRPTYGDESVRYALLWVVVIGASWATLQYLLAGRTLARDLQAKHA
- a CDS encoding DUF5329 family protein → MTRWPAIRGSFVELARRVAASAVLLGVLAVPPSEAQKIELLIQSVAELTHARFIRNGSEYDAAAAADHLRLKLSHSGGRVKTAEDFIRYCGSTSSVSGQPYRIRYDDGREVTSEAFLRARLAEIESRK